In the Euphorbia lathyris chromosome 5, ddEupLath1.1, whole genome shotgun sequence genome, one interval contains:
- the LOC136230406 gene encoding probable caffeine synthase MTL2 produces the protein MMKVSQVLRMNGGEGEYSYYNNSLLQKKVILTIKPILEESIAQVCQNFRLDKCLRMVDMGCSSGPNTLLPLWLIIQTVDSTFNQEEEKPPMLQFFLNDLPGNDFNTIFRSLLPIFHHKLNQQKGTKFENCSVAAMPGSFYQKLFPPNSLHFVFSSYSLRRSVPKGLVSKSGIPLNEGNICIDKSSPKSVQKVYLKQFHKDFTKFLRSRSVEMVSGGHMVITLMAKSDQNPNCKYGCEVWQLMGNVLKDMVNQGIIEEHILDNCNIPLYAPSREEVKKMIDEEGSFYIKTIEEFELSWDTNIEDGDTHNELVFDKWERGKYVANYMRAVAEPILSTHFGDEAIIHNLFYRLSLKVADCLEKGTGLFNNVTFSMIRI, from the exons ATGATGAAAGTTTCACAAGTACTTCGCATGAATGGTGGAGAAGGAGAATATAGCTACTACAACAACTCATTGCTTCAG AAGAAAGTGATTTTGACAATCAAGCCGATACTAGAAGAAAGCATAGCACAAGTATGTCAAAATTTTAGGTTGGACAAGTGTCTAAGAATGGTAGATATGGGCTGCTCTTCAGGACCCAATACACTCCTTCCACTTTGGCTAATCATTCAAACAGTCGATTCTACATTCAACCAGGAGGAGGAGAAACCACCCATGCTGCAGTTTTTCCTAAATGATCTTCCTGGGAATGATTTTAACACCATTTTCAGGTCATTGCTGCCCATTTTTCATCACAAACTAAACCAACAGAAAGGCACTAAGTTTGAAAATTGTTCGGTAGCTGCAATGCCTGGAAGTTTCTATCAAAAGCTGTTTCCCCCAAATTCTCTgcactttgttttttcttcttaCAGTCTTCGCAGGTCC GTTCCCAAAGGGCTTGTAAGCAAATCTGGAATTCCATTAAACGAAGGTAATATTTGCATAGATAAATCAAGCCCAAAAAGCGTTCAAAAAGTATATCTGAAACAATTCCATAAAGATTTTACAAAATTTTTGAGATCAAGATCAGTGGAAATGGTTAGTGGAGGTCACATGGTGATAACTTTGATGGCTAAAAGTGATCAAAATCCAAATTGCAAATATGGCTGCGAAGTTTGGCAGTTAATGGGAAATGTTCTCAAAGATATGGTTAACCAG GGAATTATTGAAGAGCACATATTGGACAATTGCAACATTCCATTGTATGCTCCATCTAGAGAAGAAGTGAAAAAAATGATAGATGAGGAAGGTTCCTTCTACATTAAAACAATAGAAGAATTCGAATTAAGTTGGGATACCAACATTGAAGATGGTGACACTCACAATGAATTGGTGTTTGATAAATGGGAGAGGGGGAAATATGTAGCAAATTACATGAGAGCTGTTGCAGAACCCATACTTTCAACCCATTTTGGAGATGAAGCCATTATTCATAACTTATTTTATAGATTATCCTTGAAGGTGGCTGATTGTTTGGAAAAGGGGACAGGACTATTTAACAATGTAACATTTTCCATGATAAGAATATGA